Proteins encoded in a region of the Peromyscus maniculatus bairdii isolate BWxNUB_F1_BW_parent chromosome 15, HU_Pman_BW_mat_3.1, whole genome shotgun sequence genome:
- the Mrpl36 gene encoding large ribosomal subunit protein bL36m, translating to MAALLVRSAVASLVDPLLHLSRLAAVQPRAFSSFLLGTLPSARPCAAEVRSLLWGRPLPQLQPSQGFKTKGVLKRRCRDCYMVKRRGRWFVLCKTNPRHKQRQM from the coding sequence ATGGCCGCCCTGCTTGTGAGAAGCGCGGTGGCTTCGCTCGTGGACCCGCTCCTGCACCTGAGTCGCCTCGCCGCCGTGCAGCCCCGGGCCTTCTCGTCCTTCCTGCTGGGGACCCTTCCAAGCGCCAGACCCTGCGCCGCCGAGGTGCGCTCACTTCTCTGGGGCCGCCCCCTGCCGCAGCTGCAGCCCTCGCAGGGCTTCAAGACCAAGGGTGTCCTCAAGAGACGCTGCAGGGACTGCTACATGGTGAAGAGGCGTGGGCGCTGGTTCGTGCTCTGCAAGACCAACCCCAGGCATAAGCAGAGGCAGATGTAA